TTGTCCTTCCAATGGTGAAGCAAGATTTTACGGATGTTTCCGTGGCCACCGCCGGCGAAGAAGGCCAGGATGGTTCGGTTTTCGGGCGGTTGGATGAACCGCCGTTCACCACTAAACCCTTGAGGAGGCACCTTTATTTCCGGCAATGTAACGTCTCTGTTGGGATGGAATCCTTCGGAGCTATTGGCATTGCATAGGACCTTTATTAAATTCCTGTAAAGTTGAGGGTCCTTCATAGAGACATCCGGTGCCTACAATGTTGCCACTCAAACaaagttatatatatgatatCTCGGGATTCAGGTCTCGAAACTTTAAACTTGATTATTATACACAAATTCAGAtttaatttaagtaatataACCTAATCGATATCAAATATATACCCATAGCTGATATGTAAGTTATAATTTAAACCTAAACAAAGATCAAAAACCATTAATTatccttatttttaaataaaatatttatatatccaACGCATATTCAAAtatgaatgcaaaattataaatctttaaacaaataaaataacaatattaatatcaGATATATACTCATACCCGACATTAATTTCGGGTAATCTAATATGTATATACTATAGCAATTTGAGGTTACAATAAAAGGAAACAATTCCTACGTGGCACACCTAAAATTTACCATTTGGTATACTAATTATTTGCCATGtgttttattgattaaaatttaaaattaatattatttcaatctaatttctttataaaatcTATCAACATTGAATACCAATTCATATAACAAGGATTATATATGTCAATAATCTTTGTTATAATTGATTAATCATAGAttacgaaatttttttaaatatgtgaaCCGTTAgtccaattttaatttattcttaatattaattCTTTACGTATGATTATTAGTATCCAATTTATATAGAAAAGTAGAACTATGTACTTCAAGTctctataatttaaattttactcatttttttaattattaaaatttaaatttcatatataatatatataaaatatttctttctttaatagataaatgagacagatattaaatatgttattggAATCGTAcagattaatttattaatttagttatcaattgtgtaatttttttctatacATCTTTTCATtatgtaattttgtttaataacttaatttttatatatatttaatatttaaattacattttaaatcaattttaagaGTAAAagcaaaatcataaaatatcaaatcattcaaatttattttaaatattaaaatgtttttgtctttagtatatatataaatcgattaagtcgattgagtcttagctcgattggcatgAGTATTGTTAGGACGTAGGTTCGAGTGTACTGAAacatattatcctcctatttataaattaaaaaaggaatatAAGTAACTTTAAGTATTATATCAAAAAAAGCAGATATAATCAAAAACTATAACAagattattctttttttttttgaacgaATATAACAAgattattcaatatatatatatgtgtataaaatgATTAACATACGTACCCAATCATGGCAAGAGAGCATGAAATGATCAGCACCATTGGTCCTATTCCAAAATGGGTATTTGTGGGACACAACTTTGATGTAGTCAGTGAAGATCCTCACCAAACGATCACGATCATATGTGGTGATTGGCATATAAATGTATTTCACAATGTGCCCTACGCTGATCGGCAAGAACAACACATGGGCCTCATTGGGATCTTGGACCTTAAATTGGCTTTTTCGACTCTCTATTTCGTCTATGAATTGGCCCTcgattgcatatatgtttttcaTTGGTCCGTTGTGGACTAAGGGCCTTTCTCCTTCTTTATAGGTCCATATCTTGAATCTCTTCACCATTTCTATGTGACTTCTAAATACATATGTGAACCCAAAAAAGAATAAggaccaaaatgataaaatgagtagacattagggactaaatttatctttatgcCAAAATAAAAACgtttgaagttttttttcttaactgATGGAAACCGTACGGATTCCGATAAACGGAGCCTCTGGGGACGAAGGTTTCCTCTCTGTCCGACGTATAACTCTTTGTTCTTATCGCTTCGCTTATTGCCGCTCGTGCTTTGGCCAAACCTGCTTCAACATTACTCACCCTCTACTCTCCCATCAAAAAACCAAATGAATTAGTGTCAAATAATCCAcgtacatacatacacacatacatacatatgaaGCTTACTTTGACATGGCTAACAACATCACGGTCACTTGTTG
The nucleotide sequence above comes from Gossypium raimondii isolate GPD5lz chromosome 13, ASM2569854v1, whole genome shotgun sequence. Encoded proteins:
- the LOC105783077 gene encoding probable glycosyltransferase At5g11130, with translation MVKRFKIWTYKEGERPLVHNGPMKNIYAIEGQFIDEIESRKSQFKVQDPNEAHVLFLPISVGHIVKYIYMPITTYDRDRLVRIFTDYIKVVSHKYPFWNRTNGADHFMLSCHDWAPDVSMKDPQLYRNLIKVLCNANSSEGFHPNRDVTLPEIKVPPQGFSGERRFIQPPENRTILAFFAGGGHGNIRKILLHHWKDKDEEVRVHKYLPDGQDYNELMGKSKYCLCPSGFEVASPRVVESFYAGCVPVIISDSYVLPFSDVLDWREFSVKISPEKITEIKRILKGIPEKEYRKMQKRVVKLRRHFELNRPAKPFDILHMVLHSIWLRRLNTLLL